Proteins encoded in a region of the Vicinamibacteria bacterium genome:
- a CDS encoding protein kinase: protein MLLASRYKVLSPLGKGGMGMVYKAHDVELDEIVAIKVLRPEAATSPGLTKRFRSEIKLARRVSHPNVCRIHEFGKEGPLSYIVMEYVDGVDFKRILRERGRLPPSEAYTVALQIADALHAIHTEGIIHRDLKTPNVMRNTRGIVKLMDFGIAKSFESGATGATATGDVVGTPEYMSPEQAQGGRVDGRSDVYALGIVTFELFTADVPFRSDTPLATLLKQIHDAPPLDERSELPRAVLPVLRKALAKAPQERFQNAREFGEALRRAEGQSSVDVTVASPATPRQAAVAPLLIEETVPMTTPVPTAIPTVIPPSTGTSLSRPSTGTPAPPAPPPAVSRPRALPSQTPTPAYPRAVRVGAAAALGLFVLGAVLWMRGARPVEPPAASPPIDRAGPLVSAVAAPEPSLAATLEAPVPLAPLDKAELLYGDPPRTVTSVAWRPVSGAAVYHLLLDRGPGFSNPLVDRREVHDTTLPLSSLAAGKYYWRVAAVGKDGHEGSFSPTTAFTIARAGPATRPPAAPAVAGNPGPSPTSTPALPAAPPRATTASLPVSGSPAATLPSPGLRDAGVGPQEGAVQTGTLQLLVVPWAEVEVDGSKVGISPPLKPLSLPAGAHAIKLSHPDYLPFRRKVTIHSGETTKLQVDLTKEAFPK from the coding sequence TTGCTTCTCGCCTCCCGCTATAAGGTTCTGAGCCCCCTGGGCAAGGGTGGCATGGGCATGGTCTACAAGGCCCACGACGTCGAGCTGGACGAGATCGTAGCCATCAAAGTGCTGCGTCCGGAAGCCGCCACCTCCCCCGGACTCACCAAGCGCTTTCGCTCCGAGATCAAGCTCGCGCGGCGGGTGAGCCATCCCAACGTGTGCCGCATCCACGAGTTCGGCAAGGAGGGCCCGCTCAGCTACATCGTGATGGAGTACGTCGACGGGGTGGACTTTAAGCGAATCCTTCGCGAGAGGGGTCGGCTCCCACCATCGGAAGCCTACACCGTAGCCCTGCAGATCGCCGACGCCCTCCACGCGATCCACACCGAAGGCATCATCCATCGGGATCTCAAGACCCCGAACGTCATGCGCAATACCCGAGGCATCGTAAAGCTCATGGATTTCGGGATCGCCAAGAGCTTTGAGTCGGGGGCGACGGGGGCGACGGCCACGGGAGACGTCGTCGGCACCCCCGAATACATGAGCCCCGAGCAAGCCCAGGGGGGAAGGGTTGACGGACGCAGCGATGTCTACGCCCTGGGAATCGTGACATTTGAATTGTTCACGGCCGATGTCCCCTTCCGCAGCGACACGCCCCTGGCCACACTCCTCAAGCAGATCCATGACGCCCCTCCCCTCGACGAGAGGTCTGAGCTGCCGAGGGCCGTGCTGCCGGTCCTGAGGAAGGCCTTGGCCAAGGCGCCCCAGGAACGCTTCCAGAACGCGCGGGAGTTCGGCGAGGCCCTCCGCCGTGCCGAGGGGCAATCCTCCGTGGACGTGACGGTGGCGTCGCCGGCCACCCCCAGGCAGGCGGCCGTGGCACCACTGCTCATTGAGGAGACGGTGCCTATGACCACGCCGGTGCCAACGGCCATCCCGACCGTGATTCCGCCCTCCACCGGCACCTCGCTTTCTCGCCCGTCGACAGGCACGCCGGCTCCCCCTGCCCCACCGCCTGCGGTCTCGCGTCCACGAGCCCTCCCGTCGCAAACCCCCACTCCAGCCTATCCCCGGGCCGTGCGCGTCGGCGCGGCGGCGGCCCTGGGCCTTTTCGTGCTTGGCGCCGTGTTGTGGATGCGGGGGGCGCGCCCGGTCGAGCCCCCGGCCGCCTCCCCGCCCATCGACCGAGCGGGGCCCCTCGTCAGCGCGGTCGCCGCCCCCGAGCCGTCGTTGGCGGCGACGTTGGAAGCCCCCGTACCGCTTGCTCCCCTCGACAAAGCCGAGCTCCTCTACGGCGACCCCCCGCGAACCGTCACGTCCGTGGCATGGCGGCCCGTTTCGGGCGCCGCCGTCTACCACCTCCTGCTCGATCGGGGGCCGGGTTTTTCAAACCCCCTCGTGGACCGTCGGGAAGTCCACGACACGACCCTCCCGCTGAGCAGCCTTGCCGCCGGAAAGTATTACTGGCGCGTGGCCGCCGTGGGCAAGGACGGCCATGAGGGATCGTTCTCACCCACGACCGCCTTCACCATCGCCCGCGCCGGGCCCGCCACCCGGCCCCCGGCCGCACCGGCCGTTGCCGGCAATCCGGGGCCATCTCCCACGTCGACGCCGGCGCTGCCGGCGGCGCCTCCCCGGGCGACCACCGCCTCCCTGCCCGTCAGCGGCAGCCCGGCTGCGACCTTGCCCAGCCCGGGCCTAAGAGACGCGGGCGTTGGACCCCAAGAGGGAGCGGTTCAGACGGGCACGCTTCAACTCCTGGTCGTTCCTTGGGCTGAGGTCGAGGTGGATGGCTCGAAGGTCGGGATCTCGCCCCCCCTGAAGCCCCTCTCCCTCCCCGCGGGAGCCCACGCCATCAAGCTGTCGCATCCGGATTACCTTCCCTTTCGGCGAAAGGTAACCATCCATTCCGGTGAGACAACCAAGCTTCAAGTGGACCTCACCAAGGAGGCATTCCCCAAGTAG
- a CDS encoding HEAT repeat domain-containing protein: protein MLFDSPVQGATRLAEGGGSPLPRVTASATRALLVGLALLVACRGKEPGPDIPALIADLKSSDPEVSGKANLTLIRVGEPAVPALVELLKDEDARLRARAATTLWGMGSKGRAGVPALALALADPDLDVRLASAMALEGMGPDTKEAMPALVRALKDREGRVRQWAAKALGKIGPAAKEALPALVEASKFDPIRPAAEEAISQIRAQAPPNSP, encoded by the coding sequence ATGCTCTTCGACTCCCCCGTACAGGGCGCGACACGGTTGGCGGAGGGCGGCGGCAGTCCCCTGCCCAGGGTCACCGCCTCCGCGACGCGGGCTCTTCTCGTCGGCCTCGCCCTTCTCGTGGCCTGTCGCGGGAAAGAGCCGGGCCCCGACATTCCCGCCCTCATTGCTGACCTCAAGAGCTCTGACCCGGAGGTCAGCGGCAAGGCCAACCTGACCCTGATCCGCGTCGGCGAGCCCGCCGTTCCGGCCCTCGTCGAGCTCCTCAAGGACGAGGACGCGCGGCTGCGGGCGCGGGCAGCGACCACCCTCTGGGGGATGGGCTCGAAAGGCAGAGCCGGCGTGCCCGCGCTGGCCTTGGCCCTCGCGGACCCGGACCTTGACGTCCGGCTGGCCTCCGCCATGGCCCTTGAAGGCATGGGGCCCGACACCAAAGAGGCGATGCCGGCGCTTGTGCGTGCCCTCAAAGACCGCGAGGGCCGTGTGCGACAGTGGGCGGCGAAGGCCCTGGGAAAGATTGGCCCCGCCGCGAAGGAAGCCCTACCCGCCTTGGTTGAAGCCTCCAAATTCGATCCCATTCGGCCGGCCGCCGAGGAGGCCATTAGCCAGATCCGGGCCCAAGCGCCGCCCAATTCTCCGTAG
- a CDS encoding PIG-L family deacetylase, protein MFAHPDDEIFVGPLLSHYARRGARVRLAIVTDGEKGASPRAGVPAGPELARIRAEEARCSCRALGIEAPDLLGFKDGELGRLSNPPAGYLAEVVRAIRRLFVQFRPDVVITWGPEGGYGHADHRLVGAVVTQIVQAGAKGAPGRLLYPGLPVDRVRLRPEGGYPHWAGTDPRFLTVRVPYDAADLAATRRALSCHRTQFPPEQMEVLMSWLHETLDGRVYLRPWFGARMTDDIFDVEP, encoded by the coding sequence GTGTTTGCCCACCCTGACGACGAGATCTTCGTCGGTCCGCTTCTGTCGCACTACGCTCGGCGAGGAGCGCGAGTCCGCTTGGCGATCGTGACCGACGGGGAGAAGGGAGCCTCCCCCCGCGCGGGCGTCCCCGCGGGGCCCGAACTAGCCCGCATCCGTGCCGAGGAAGCGCGCTGCTCGTGTCGCGCGCTTGGCATCGAGGCACCAGATCTGCTCGGGTTCAAGGACGGCGAGCTGGGGCGGTTGAGCAATCCACCCGCGGGATATCTCGCCGAGGTGGTGCGAGCGATTCGCAGGCTCTTCGTCCAATTCAGACCGGACGTCGTCATCACTTGGGGCCCGGAGGGTGGCTACGGACACGCGGATCACAGGCTGGTCGGAGCCGTGGTCACCCAGATCGTGCAGGCGGGCGCGAAGGGCGCGCCCGGTCGCTTGCTCTATCCCGGCCTTCCCGTGGACCGCGTTCGCCTTCGCCCCGAGGGGGGATATCCCCATTGGGCGGGCACGGACCCTCGCTTTCTGACCGTCCGCGTGCCCTATGACGCCGCAGACCTGGCCGCCACCCGCCGGGCCTTGTCCTGTCACCGAACCCAGTTTCCTCCCGAACAGATGGAAGTCCTGATGAGCTGGCTGCACGAGACGCTCGACGGGCGTGTCTACCTGCGCCCGTGGTTCGGAGCTCGGATGACTGACGACATCTTCGATGTGGAGCCCTAG